In Streptomyces sp. V4I8, one genomic interval encodes:
- a CDS encoding class I SAM-dependent methyltransferase, with protein MRTTDLIQLKPGRFVLDQCQDCGHVFQNPRLSPEGLNFYYRDFYDGLGEEATAKLFQGRGSIKRFQASARAMRRLARPGRWLDVGTSQGHFCEAAKEVLPAMVFDGLDNSEGVERAVTEGRISRSYRGFFVDLVDEMAEQYDVVSMFHYLEHTLDPKLELAAAWTALRPGGHLIIEVPDPESAYGRLLGRWWVPWLQPQHLNIMPIANLCRELEEQGFTVMSTDRREPHIPADLVCATWFLLTRILPPDDAPWLPERPRFASRLLRVLLVLAAAPFLLTAWIADQLLAPLVRRTRLSNAYRVIARRN; from the coding sequence TTGCGCACCACCGACCTGATCCAGCTCAAGCCCGGCCGCTTTGTTCTGGACCAATGCCAGGACTGCGGCCATGTGTTCCAGAATCCCCGGCTCAGCCCGGAGGGACTGAACTTTTACTACCGGGACTTCTACGACGGCCTGGGGGAGGAGGCCACTGCGAAGCTGTTCCAGGGCAGGGGCAGCATCAAGCGCTTCCAGGCCAGCGCGCGGGCGATGCGCCGCTTGGCACGGCCGGGCCGTTGGCTGGACGTGGGCACTTCACAAGGCCACTTCTGTGAGGCCGCCAAAGAGGTCCTGCCCGCGATGGTGTTCGATGGGCTCGACAACAGCGAGGGCGTGGAGCGCGCGGTCACAGAAGGCCGGATTTCCCGGTCCTACCGAGGCTTCTTCGTCGATCTCGTGGACGAGATGGCCGAGCAGTATGACGTGGTGAGCATGTTCCATTACCTGGAGCACACACTCGACCCCAAACTGGAGTTGGCCGCCGCGTGGACCGCGCTGCGTCCCGGCGGACATTTGATCATCGAGGTGCCGGACCCGGAGTCGGCTTATGGCCGGCTGCTGGGCAGGTGGTGGGTGCCGTGGCTGCAACCGCAGCATCTGAACATCATGCCGATTGCCAATCTCTGCCGAGAACTTGAGGAGCAGGGCTTCACCGTCATGAGCACCGACCGACGGGAACCACATATCCCCGCCGATCTGGTCTGCGCGACATGGTTCCTGCTCACCCGCATCCTGCCGCCGGACGATGCCCCATGGCTCCCCGAACGTCCGCGCTTCGCCTCGCGACTGCTTCGTGTGCTCCTGGTCCTGGCCGCCGCACCATTCCTGCTGACGGCCTGGATCGCCGACCAGCTGCTCGCACCTCTCGTGCGTCGAACCCGGCTGTCCAACGCTTATCGCGTCATCGCTCGACGCAACTGA
- a CDS encoding S8 family serine peptidase, translating to MEVRPSTHVRKAGSVPAGDQPELSYVVNGKADAGTIRAVKKAIAKAGGSVVATHSRIGVIVARSSNPDFASTLRGVKGVQSAGATRTAPLTPVSADVGKPELVRAPASSTSRAPKHEPLESLQWDIAAIRADKAAKSTPGSRKVTVAVIDSGVDDTHPDLKANFSAAQSANCVGGVADTARGAWRPYTEDDYHGTHVAGIVAAARNGTGVAGVAPGVRISSIKVSERTGLYYGEAVVCAFMFAADHSVEVTNNSYYIDPWMFNCENDPDQAAVVEAVDRAAKFAESKGIVHVAAAGNSNFDLAAKSITDTSSPNDTTPITREIDPSVCLDLPTQLPGVVTVSATGPEGLKSVYSNYGLNQIDVAAPGGDASQTPESPAKDGRILSTMPGGDYAYLQGTSMAAPHAAGVIALIKSKHPQASPRDVQWRIKAQADNPGCPSESSGSDRADSAHAKCTGSEQINSFYGYGIVDALDAVTK from the coding sequence ATGGAGGTCCGGCCTTCCACACACGTGCGGAAGGCCGGATCGGTCCCCGCCGGCGACCAGCCGGAGCTGTCCTACGTGGTGAATGGCAAAGCCGACGCGGGCACAATCCGCGCGGTGAAGAAGGCCATCGCAAAAGCCGGTGGATCCGTGGTCGCCACCCACAGCAGGATCGGCGTCATCGTCGCCCGCTCATCGAACCCGGACTTCGCCTCGACCCTGCGTGGTGTCAAGGGAGTTCAGTCGGCGGGAGCCACCCGTACGGCGCCGCTGACCCCGGTCAGCGCGGACGTGGGCAAGCCGGAGCTGGTGCGCGCGCCCGCCTCAAGCACGTCCCGGGCCCCCAAGCACGAACCGCTGGAGTCCCTGCAATGGGACATCGCGGCCATCAGGGCCGACAAGGCTGCCAAGTCCACGCCGGGCAGCCGGAAAGTGACCGTCGCCGTCATCGACAGCGGTGTGGACGACACCCACCCGGACCTCAAGGCCAACTTCTCGGCGGCGCAGTCAGCCAACTGCGTGGGCGGCGTGGCTGACACTGCCAGGGGCGCCTGGCGGCCGTACACCGAGGACGATTACCACGGCACCCATGTGGCGGGCATCGTCGCCGCCGCGCGCAATGGCACGGGCGTGGCCGGTGTCGCACCGGGCGTGCGAATCTCCTCCATCAAGGTGAGCGAGCGTACTGGGCTCTACTATGGCGAGGCCGTCGTCTGTGCCTTCATGTTCGCGGCCGACCACAGCGTTGAGGTCACGAACAACAGCTATTACATCGACCCATGGATGTTCAACTGCGAGAACGACCCCGATCAAGCGGCCGTCGTCGAAGCAGTCGACAGGGCTGCGAAGTTCGCCGAGAGCAAGGGCATCGTCCATGTCGCCGCCGCCGGCAACTCCAACTTCGACCTCGCCGCGAAGTCGATCACTGACACGTCGAGCCCCAACGACACCACCCCCATCACGCGCGAGATCGATCCTTCCGTCTGCCTTGACCTCCCGACCCAGCTGCCGGGCGTGGTCACGGTCTCCGCAACCGGCCCTGAGGGCCTCAAATCGGTTTACTCCAACTACGGCTTGAACCAGATCGACGTGGCGGCGCCTGGCGGCGACGCTTCCCAGACACCTGAGTCCCCCGCCAAGGACGGCCGGATCCTGTCCACCATGCCCGGTGGCGACTACGCGTATCTCCAGGGCACCTCCATGGCCGCGCCGCACGCCGCGGGTGTCATCGCGCTCATCAAGAGCAAGCATCCGCAGGCGAGCCCTCGGGACGTCCAGTGGCGTATCAAAGCTCAGGCGGACAACCCGGGTTGCCCGAGCGAGTCGTCCGGTTCGGACAGGGCCGACTCCGCTCATGCCAAGTGCACCGGCTCAGAGCAGATCAACAGCTTCTACGGCTACGGAATTGTCGACGCACTGGACGCGGTCACCAAGTGA
- a CDS encoding AAA family ATPase → MHLPGRILWDNPWRGTLLGNLVDRVDQLAELKHLARCARDGTSGVVLVEGSPGLGKTALINEWTAQERGRGMRVLTARCSVAERDLPFGVVRQLFAGTEAEHLPVTGAASAPQGLFDVFDALHQTIRMLCAEQAVLIAVDDLDLCDEQSIQWLGYLTRRLSGISALLAATSAPDKADSPAPGMTELVDHPRFRRLELEALTAQGIEQLLQWDKYPCHGDDTGVTERASGALGFCRTETRLPDVLRSATGGNPRLVHELLSELRRWDTGADTPSLEELSERARRYRARMTHARISRQPAETLVLARVAAVLGDGADPHVAATVAGLDERAAAAAVQALERIGALRYEASGMTFVDAALRATLEGEVAVAERSVLRLRAARVSHDAGAGDEQVAGHLLRLARPVPEPWVVPALRSAARDALRRGAPEDAATYLRCALRQPVSGTIREQLLTDLGRMLLYRDPAVACRYLSEAIVTVEEPGRRGQVAASLSTAHLLCGRLGAAVDVLVEAGAMVRSASAAGTDSTSATWLEIDAQLQVQCTLARATGAPHSPPASLNLEADAFSDAAVPRSATGQEVWRLGILALRSGLAGESASRTRALAGQAFRSGLLAREGCSELAFFVALSLLHTDDLEDAERAFSEIGRSAERSGARILQAAATLGRSMLHQVRGEVRDALAMAATAMEEFFELPPSCFRGSAAAHMITLLLDNGQPDAAQALARRTAANGSDGDMDSWDTAVLNLASGRLLAACGDIPGALVQVLDCGRRLERHGVVNPAMLTWRSDAAILHSTLGERDQACRLAHEELRLAQRWGSPRVMGRALWAVGVATGGEEGRHMLAAAVAHQEAGGAQLELARTLIDYGVSESAAGDLVQGRARLRRAVELARRCGAARLVELASVELAKTGARPRSSGNDRWASLTPGELQVARLAASGARNREIAAKLHVTSRAVERHLTSAYRKLGVPGRAELAALFDCP, encoded by the coding sequence GTGCATCTCCCTGGGCGAATTCTTTGGGACAACCCTTGGAGAGGAACACTGTTGGGGAATCTGGTCGATCGTGTCGACCAGCTCGCCGAGCTGAAACACTTGGCGCGCTGTGCACGGGATGGAACGAGCGGCGTCGTTCTCGTCGAAGGCTCTCCCGGCCTCGGGAAGACGGCCCTGATCAACGAATGGACCGCTCAAGAACGCGGCCGCGGTATGCGTGTACTGACAGCTCGTTGCTCCGTCGCTGAACGTGACCTGCCGTTCGGCGTGGTACGTCAGCTCTTCGCCGGCACCGAGGCGGAGCACTTACCCGTGACCGGTGCCGCATCGGCACCGCAGGGGCTGTTCGATGTCTTCGACGCCCTGCATCAGACGATCCGGATGCTGTGCGCGGAACAGGCGGTGTTGATCGCCGTGGACGACCTCGACCTCTGCGACGAGCAGTCCATTCAGTGGCTCGGCTATCTCACACGGCGGCTGAGCGGCATAAGCGCCCTGCTCGCCGCCACGTCGGCTCCTGATAAGGCGGACTCGCCCGCCCCGGGCATGACGGAGTTGGTGGACCACCCGCGCTTCCGGCGCCTGGAGTTGGAGGCGCTGACCGCACAAGGCATCGAGCAGCTGCTTCAGTGGGACAAGTACCCCTGTCATGGAGATGACACGGGTGTGACCGAACGGGCGTCGGGGGCACTCGGTTTCTGCCGGACCGAGACCCGTCTGCCCGACGTCCTGCGAAGCGCCACCGGCGGCAACCCCCGTCTCGTTCATGAGCTGCTGAGTGAATTGCGCCGATGGGACACCGGCGCCGACACTCCCTCCCTGGAGGAACTGTCCGAACGGGCACGGCGGTACCGAGCCCGGATGACGCATGCCCGGATCAGCCGGCAGCCGGCGGAGACACTGGTACTGGCACGTGTAGCCGCGGTCCTCGGTGACGGGGCCGATCCGCACGTCGCCGCCACCGTGGCGGGCCTCGATGAACGGGCCGCCGCCGCGGCAGTGCAGGCCCTGGAGCGCATCGGGGCGTTGCGGTACGAGGCATCCGGGATGACCTTCGTGGACGCGGCGCTGCGGGCAACTCTGGAGGGAGAAGTCGCTGTAGCCGAACGGTCCGTACTCCGACTGCGCGCCGCCCGGGTGAGCCACGATGCCGGAGCCGGTGACGAACAAGTGGCCGGACATCTGCTGCGCCTGGCAAGACCGGTCCCTGAGCCGTGGGTGGTGCCGGCCCTGCGCTCCGCCGCGCGCGACGCTCTGCGACGGGGCGCTCCAGAGGACGCCGCCACATATCTACGCTGCGCACTGCGACAGCCAGTGTCCGGGACGATACGCGAGCAACTCCTCACCGACCTCGGCCGGATGCTGCTCTACCGGGATCCGGCCGTTGCCTGCCGCTATCTCAGCGAGGCCATCGTCACGGTTGAGGAACCCGGCCGACGGGGGCAGGTGGCGGCCTCGCTGTCCACCGCCCACCTGTTGTGCGGGAGGCTGGGTGCTGCCGTGGACGTGCTCGTAGAAGCGGGGGCCATGGTGCGGTCGGCCTCCGCCGCGGGGACGGACTCCACGTCGGCGACGTGGCTGGAGATCGACGCCCAGCTGCAGGTGCAATGCACGCTGGCCAGGGCCACTGGGGCACCGCACAGTCCGCCGGCCTCGCTGAACCTTGAGGCTGACGCCTTCTCCGACGCGGCCGTGCCCAGGTCCGCGACCGGGCAAGAAGTGTGGCGGCTGGGCATCCTGGCCCTGCGCAGTGGGCTGGCGGGGGAGTCGGCGTCGCGGACCCGCGCTCTGGCCGGCCAGGCCTTCCGCTCCGGTCTCTTGGCGCGCGAGGGCTGTTCCGAGCTGGCCTTCTTCGTGGCCCTCAGCCTTTTGCACACCGACGATCTGGAGGACGCGGAGCGGGCCTTCAGCGAGATCGGAAGGAGTGCCGAACGGTCCGGCGCGCGCATACTGCAGGCGGCCGCCACACTCGGACGCTCCATGCTTCACCAGGTGCGCGGCGAGGTCAGGGACGCGTTGGCCATGGCCGCCACCGCCATGGAGGAGTTCTTCGAGCTGCCGCCCAGCTGTTTCCGCGGCAGTGCCGCCGCGCACATGATCACGTTGCTGCTGGACAACGGTCAGCCCGACGCCGCGCAGGCCCTCGCCCGCCGCACTGCCGCCAACGGCAGTGACGGTGACATGGACAGTTGGGACACCGCAGTACTCAACCTGGCCTCCGGCAGATTGCTGGCGGCCTGTGGGGACATCCCAGGTGCCCTCGTCCAAGTACTGGACTGCGGACGCAGGTTGGAGCGGCATGGAGTGGTCAACCCGGCGATGCTGACCTGGCGGTCCGACGCCGCGATTCTGCACTCGACGCTCGGTGAGCGCGACCAGGCATGCCGGCTGGCGCACGAGGAGCTGCGGCTGGCGCAGCGGTGGGGGAGCCCGCGAGTAATGGGCCGCGCCCTGTGGGCAGTGGGCGTGGCCACCGGCGGAGAGGAGGGGCGGCACATGCTGGCCGCAGCCGTGGCACACCAGGAGGCGGGGGGCGCCCAATTGGAACTGGCCAGGACTCTGATCGACTACGGCGTGAGCGAATCCGCGGCAGGCGACCTGGTGCAGGGACGGGCGCGCCTGCGTCGTGCGGTGGAGCTGGCGCGCCGATGCGGGGCGGCCAGGCTCGTCGAGCTGGCGTCGGTCGAACTGGCCAAGACCGGAGCCAGGCCTCGCAGCTCGGGCAACGACCGCTGGGCCTCCCTGACGCCTGGCGAGCTCCAGGTGGCCCGCCTGGCGGCATCAGGCGCCCGCAACCGGGAGATCGCCGCGAAGCTGCACGTCACCTCGCGCGCTGTGGAACGCCATCTGACCAGCGCCTACCGCAAGCTCGGAGTGCCCGGTCGCGCCGAGCTCGCGGCGCTCTTCGACTGCCCATGA
- a CDS encoding IS701 family transposase, producing MTTIKEQVAVEATIAGQEWTAAFGAVMAEVADCFPRREPRLLAREMTEGMLMELDTRNCWTLGEALGHSGPHRLQHFLSRGVWDHDLARDRLMTWAAGELADDQAVLIVDETGDEKSSTDCVGAAHQYSGALGGIGLCQVSVHLTYASVSGHTLIDRALYLGAGWAADEERRLLTHVPDETLFATKPQLAAAMLQRVRALGIPARWLAGDEVYGGRELRRHARALGLDYALAVRADHRVTTPAGRFTATELAARLPRRTWMRMRTGHGTKGDRHYDWAMIGVLADDTPESTGPGHSYLLVRRHRYTRELSFYRCHSATAVTMATLVDVVCCRWKIEEDFQAGKSDCGLDEGQTTCWNSWMRWSLISMLAAAILAVTQARAAAQTPSGPLAPSSTRELLRLLRATALRPPRRDLEHLLHWSAWRRHHQQQATEAHRRWNNITAAATT from the coding sequence GTGACGACGATCAAGGAACAGGTGGCCGTGGAGGCCACGATAGCCGGGCAGGAGTGGACGGCCGCGTTCGGGGCGGTGATGGCCGAGGTCGCTGACTGCTTCCCGCGCCGGGAACCGCGCCTGCTGGCGCGGGAGATGACCGAGGGCATGCTGATGGAGCTCGATACGCGCAACTGCTGGACGCTCGGCGAGGCGCTGGGGCACTCGGGCCCGCACCGGCTGCAGCACTTCCTCTCCCGTGGTGTGTGGGACCACGATCTGGCCCGCGACCGGCTCATGACCTGGGCGGCCGGTGAACTCGCGGACGACCAGGCGGTGTTGATCGTGGACGAGACCGGTGATGAGAAGTCCTCGACCGACTGCGTGGGAGCGGCCCACCAGTACTCCGGGGCGCTCGGCGGTATCGGTCTGTGCCAGGTCTCCGTCCACCTCACCTACGCCTCGGTAAGCGGGCACACGCTGATCGACCGCGCCCTCTACCTGGGCGCCGGGTGGGCCGCCGACGAGGAACGCCGCCTGCTCACCCACGTCCCCGACGAGACCCTGTTCGCCACCAAGCCACAGCTCGCGGCCGCCATGCTGCAGCGTGTACGTGCCCTGGGGATACCGGCCCGCTGGCTGGCCGGCGACGAGGTGTACGGCGGTCGCGAGCTGCGACGGCATGCACGGGCACTCGGCCTCGACTACGCCCTCGCGGTCCGCGCCGACCACCGCGTCACCACCCCAGCCGGCCGCTTCACCGCCACCGAACTCGCCGCCCGCTTACCCCGCCGCACCTGGATGCGCATGCGTACCGGCCACGGGACCAAGGGCGACCGTCACTACGACTGGGCCATGATCGGCGTCCTCGCCGACGACACCCCCGAAAGCACCGGGCCGGGCCACTCCTACCTGCTGGTGCGCCGCCACCGCTACACCCGCGAACTCTCCTTCTACCGCTGCCACTCCGCAACCGCGGTCACCATGGCCACCCTGGTCGATGTGGTGTGCTGCAGATGGAAAATCGAAGAGGACTTCCAGGCCGGAAAATCCGACTGCGGCCTGGACGAGGGCCAGACCACCTGCTGGAACTCCTGGATGCGCTGGAGCCTGATCAGCATGCTCGCCGCAGCCATCCTGGCCGTCACCCAAGCCCGCGCCGCCGCCCAGACACCCAGCGGCCCACTCGCCCCCTCAAGCACCCGCGAGCTGCTGCGACTCCTACGCGCCACCGCCCTGCGCCCTCCCCGCCGCGACCTGGAGCACCTCCTGCACTGGTCCGCATGGCGCCGCCACCATCAACAGCAAGCCACCGAAGCCCACCGCCGCTGGAACAACATCACCGCCGCAGCAACCACCTGA
- a CDS encoding IS3 family transposase, with product MGEVAAADPARLAGVISDCKAEKNIPHTTSCRVLGVSESWFYKWKDRPVTAREVRRGQLAEAVRRVFDASGGTYGSPKVWITLVRQGWRVSVNTVAKTMAELGLAGRKVRWRRGLTRPGRRAAAPDFVRRDFSADAPDQVWCGDMTEIVTGEGKLYLATVIDLFSRRLLGYAMGARHDAELVVASLHMAAATRGGDVKGVIFHSDRGSEYVSRRFKRVCRRLGVTQSMGRVGSCFDNAVSEAFNSVLKVEYIYRHTFDTRTDTAAVVLDRWRVRAGQRGCGGGRG from the coding sequence GTGGGTGAAGTAGCTGCCGCGGACCCGGCCCGGCTGGCCGGGGTGATCAGCGACTGCAAGGCCGAGAAGAACATTCCGCACACCACGTCCTGCCGGGTGCTGGGCGTGAGCGAGTCGTGGTTCTACAAGTGGAAGGACAGGCCTGTCACCGCCCGCGAAGTGCGGCGCGGACAGCTGGCCGAGGCCGTCCGGCGCGTCTTCGACGCCTCGGGCGGCACCTACGGCTCCCCGAAGGTGTGGATCACGCTCGTCAGGCAGGGATGGCGCGTCTCGGTGAACACCGTTGCGAAGACCATGGCCGAGCTGGGCCTGGCCGGACGGAAGGTACGCTGGCGTCGCGGGCTCACCCGCCCCGGTAGGCGGGCCGCGGCGCCGGACTTCGTGCGCCGCGACTTCAGCGCGGATGCCCCGGACCAAGTCTGGTGCGGCGACATGACCGAGATCGTCACGGGTGAGGGCAAGCTCTACCTGGCCACGGTGATCGACCTGTTCTCACGCCGCCTGCTCGGTTACGCGATGGGCGCTCGCCACGATGCCGAACTCGTCGTGGCCTCACTGCACATGGCCGCAGCCACCCGCGGAGGCGACGTGAAAGGCGTGATCTTTCACAGCGACAGGGGCAGCGAGTACGTCTCCCGCCGGTTCAAGCGGGTCTGCCGCCGTCTCGGCGTGACCCAGTCCATGGGACGCGTCGGCTCATGTTTCGACAACGCCGTCAGCGAGGCATTCAACAGCGTCCTCAAGGTCGAATACATCTACCGGCACACCTTCGACACCCGTACCGACACGGCAGCTGTAGTTCTTGATCGTTGGCGTGTTCGTGCTGGTCAACGGGGGTGCGGGGGCGGCCGAGGGTAG
- the mpaB gene encoding daptide biosynthesis RiPP recognition protein, with translation MEGILRRLNTWGRGSLGALPTPSDIIPERTILTESATLLPDLLDSDLCGHGTLVFCPSLDTPALTHGTIVVPYEGSLVTAGDEILLGQSLIVEVQEYAAAHELAIFGPTLVRMTSESDFHAFLYDADRAQQYGAFPLVLLDPMVQLCDLCVLGGTHACGGPRRRLYVTIAGDVKTTPLGTTLGTVEDCLASLTAGWSAYRRFAGYGCSVCLSETIPLTTVDAAHQQRPWLSRYLHALSALRAAAANGVTDLEVSGFAQRLIPALNRVGPAADLTRTASSTPLLLFNNDIMILHDPASQQQLQLGPNAARIIELLLVHGNHNAAAEAAIRHLKVAPHSAHTAVTQVTHRLTSIGINLLAASRTPGTGAASRPPERLGAGVNHVSFEDWLSRTPVQNTPVVPRIPRPKSG, from the coding sequence ATGGAAGGCATTTTACGTCGCTTGAACACTTGGGGACGTGGAAGCTTAGGGGCACTCCCGACACCAAGCGACATCATCCCGGAAAGAACCATCCTCACTGAGTCGGCCACTCTGCTGCCCGACCTGCTCGACAGCGACCTGTGCGGCCACGGCACCCTGGTGTTCTGCCCGTCCCTCGACACGCCTGCCCTTACGCACGGAACCATCGTCGTCCCCTACGAGGGCTCGTTGGTCACGGCCGGCGACGAGATACTGCTGGGCCAGAGTCTCATCGTGGAGGTCCAGGAATACGCCGCCGCACATGAACTCGCGATATTCGGCCCCACCTTGGTACGCATGACCAGCGAGAGCGACTTTCACGCCTTTCTCTACGACGCCGACCGTGCCCAGCAATACGGCGCCTTTCCCCTCGTACTGCTCGACCCCATGGTTCAGCTGTGCGACTTATGTGTCCTCGGCGGTACACATGCCTGTGGCGGCCCTCGCCGCAGGCTGTACGTCACCATCGCCGGCGACGTAAAGACCACCCCCCTGGGCACCACGCTCGGCACCGTGGAGGACTGCCTGGCTTCACTCACCGCCGGGTGGTCCGCTTACCGCCGCTTCGCGGGCTACGGCTGCTCGGTCTGCCTCAGTGAGACCATTCCCCTGACCACAGTGGATGCCGCACATCAGCAGCGTCCCTGGCTTTCCCGCTATCTCCACGCCCTCAGCGCTCTGCGCGCGGCAGCGGCCAACGGCGTAACCGACCTTGAGGTGTCCGGGTTCGCCCAGCGGCTGATACCCGCACTCAACCGGGTCGGCCCCGCGGCCGACCTCACTCGTACCGCGTCCAGCACACCGCTATTGCTGTTCAACAACGACATCATGATCCTCCATGACCCAGCCAGCCAGCAACAGCTGCAGCTCGGGCCCAATGCCGCCCGGATCATCGAACTGCTTCTGGTCCATGGAAACCACAACGCGGCAGCGGAAGCCGCCATACGTCACCTCAAAGTCGCCCCTCATTCCGCCCACACCGCCGTCACTCAAGTCACCCATCGTCTCACCAGCATTGGCATCAACCTCCTCGCCGCCTCCAGAACCCCTGGAACCGGAGCCGCCTCGCGGCCCCCAGAACGATTGGGAGCCGGCGTCAATCACGTCTCATTCGAGGACTGGCTCTCCCGGACACCCGTGCAGAACACGCCCGTAGTGCCGCGGATACCACGGCCCAAGAGCGGTTGA
- a CDS encoding transposase — translation MGSKQQKYDAEFREGAVRIVIETGKPIPEVAEDLGVHPGTLHSWVSRWRRNGSASSDRPAPAASGGRLREGERAELERLRREMNEKNKRIRELEMERDVFKQCMALWVK, via the coding sequence ATGGGGTCCAAGCAACAGAAGTACGACGCCGAGTTCCGTGAAGGTGCTGTACGCATCGTGATCGAGACGGGCAAGCCGATCCCGGAGGTCGCCGAGGATCTCGGAGTGCATCCGGGGACGCTGCACAGCTGGGTTTCACGCTGGAGGAGGAACGGCTCGGCCTCCTCCGACCGGCCCGCGCCCGCCGCCTCGGGCGGCCGGCTGCGGGAGGGTGAACGCGCTGAGCTGGAGCGGCTGCGCCGGGAGATGAACGAGAAGAACAAGCGCATCCGCGAGCTGGAGATGGAACGTGACGTCTTCAAACAGTGCATGGCCTTGTGGGTGAAGTAG
- a CDS encoding methyltransferase domain-containing protein, whose amino-acid sequence MTRTNSFLLDDPHVETSKYLDPFDSIFDPTTFRHLEALGVGPGWRCWEVGARGTSVVSWLAKKVGPTGKVIASDIDASQVAPGFRSPVEVRSHDLGVDEPPAAGLDLVHARLVLHHVPDPERALRSLVKSLRVGGRLLIEDTDPALQPLACLDEYSAAQQLANRLRHAYHQLLSDHGDDIAYGRRLPRLLRNAGLHRVEADAYFPVTSRASVALESAMMHQIRDRLVTAGLATDGDINQHLTNIASGTMDLATAPMISAWGRRT is encoded by the coding sequence ATGACGCGAACCAATAGCTTTCTCCTCGACGACCCTCATGTCGAGACCAGCAAATACCTCGACCCCTTCGACTCAATCTTCGACCCCACAACGTTCCGGCACCTGGAAGCACTCGGCGTCGGGCCTGGCTGGCGCTGTTGGGAAGTGGGCGCCAGGGGCACGTCGGTGGTGTCCTGGCTCGCCAAGAAGGTCGGTCCGACCGGAAAGGTGATCGCTTCCGACATCGACGCGTCTCAGGTCGCCCCGGGATTTCGCTCGCCGGTCGAGGTCCGCTCCCACGACCTCGGTGTGGACGAGCCGCCGGCAGCGGGGCTCGACCTGGTACATGCCCGACTCGTCCTTCACCATGTTCCGGACCCGGAAAGGGCGTTACGGTCCCTGGTCAAATCCCTGCGCGTCGGCGGACGGCTTCTCATCGAAGACACGGACCCGGCCCTGCAGCCCCTGGCCTGCCTGGACGAGTACAGCGCAGCCCAGCAATTGGCCAACCGACTGCGGCATGCCTACCACCAACTGCTTTCCGACCACGGCGACGACATCGCCTACGGACGTAGGCTTCCCCGACTGTTACGCAACGCCGGGCTCCACCGCGTCGAGGCCGACGCGTACTTTCCGGTCACCTCGCGCGCGAGCGTCGCACTGGAGTCCGCGATGATGCACCAGATCCGGGACCGGCTCGTCACCGCCGGTCTCGCCACGGACGGCGACATCAACCAGCATCTGACAAACATCGCCTCCGGAACCATGGATCTGGCCACCGCGCCGATGATCTCGGCCTGGGGCCGCCGGACGTGA
- a CDS encoding carbohydrate ABC transporter permease, with product MNAVRRHLANSLVQAFLVVIGLVWMTPLAGLFLSSLRSAEDTAKGGWWTVFTSPGQLSFDNYSALLQNAGISQAFWNTVLISVPTTLLVVVIAALAGYAFAWLDFPGREAVFLLVVALLVVPVQIGLLPVAKLFGQLGLFGTIPGVVLFHVAYGLPFAVFLLRNYFAEMPKEMLEAARMDGGSEWRIFTRLVLPVGRPAIASLAIFQFLWVWNDMLVALLFADSASQPLTVELQSQIRQFGSNIDVLAPGAFLSLVVPVVVFFAFQRHFVQGVMAGSVK from the coding sequence ATGAACGCGGTCAGGCGCCACCTGGCCAACTCACTGGTCCAGGCGTTCCTGGTGGTGATTGGGCTGGTGTGGATGACCCCGCTGGCCGGCCTGTTCCTGTCCTCCCTGCGCTCCGCCGAGGACACCGCGAAGGGCGGCTGGTGGACCGTGTTCACCAGCCCCGGTCAGCTGTCCTTCGACAACTACTCGGCACTGCTGCAGAACGCCGGCATCAGCCAGGCCTTCTGGAACACCGTGCTGATCTCGGTGCCGACGACGCTGCTGGTCGTGGTGATCGCGGCCCTCGCCGGATACGCCTTCGCGTGGCTGGACTTCCCCGGCCGTGAGGCGGTCTTCCTGCTCGTGGTCGCCCTGCTCGTGGTCCCCGTGCAGATCGGCCTGCTCCCCGTCGCCAAACTCTTCGGTCAGCTCGGCCTGTTCGGCACGATCCCCGGAGTCGTCCTCTTCCACGTGGCCTACGGGCTGCCGTTCGCGGTGTTCCTGCTGCGGAACTACTTCGCCGAAATGCCCAAGGAGATGCTGGAGGCTGCGCGCATGGACGGCGGCAGTGAGTGGCGCATCTTCACCCGCCTCGTCCTCCCCGTCGGCCGCCCGGCGATCGCCTCACTCGCCATCTTCCAGTTCCTGTGGGTATGGAACGACATGCTCGTCGCGCTGCTCTTCGCCGACAGCGCCTCACAGCCACTCACCGTGGAACTCCAGTCCCAGATCCGCCAGTTCGGCAGCAACATCGACGTCCTCGCACCCGGAGCCTTCCTGTCCCTCGTCGTGCCGGTCGTCGTGTTCTTCGCCTTCCAGCGGCACTTCGTCCAAGGCGTCATGGCCGGGTCGGTGAAATAG